From Rhopalosiphum padi isolate XX-2018 chromosome 2, ASM2088224v1, whole genome shotgun sequence:
TATTTCCAGGGtacttacctaattattaattaaattaatagattattcaaatcttaacatattattaaattatatgtatattttgcatattgattaatacataaaaatataagctaccaaacataatataataacaaattatttcaaatagatACAAAttagtgtaataattttattaattttaatctttatacTTAAAAGTCGTGATAAGTGCAAAActgctaatatattatagtaatatataaatggaaAAGTTATccatactaaatagtaataattaaattaaattacaaataatttgtattaaatgttatactgaaatagatttttaaattaagctaCTAAATCATGATTTAGGACTTTAAATCTCAGTTGATTATAATTAAGAACTACaaacatttgaatttgaaagatatataatttataatatgtgatgaatgataattattgttgtacttGGTTTTAAAGTAAATCTTTGTAGTTTGaacctaaattaattttaatttgataacaaCCATTTAGTTTTCTAACAAtagttcaattattttaatagtgaaaatatattaatgataccgaaaagtaacttttaaatagatatataaatatgcacaaactagaatattatacaaaaacaaaatatgtaataacttttgcaaataaattgtttttcttttaatgtgtttaaataacaatacaaaaatattataaattatgtgtaattCATGGAAATCCTTTAACTTgactataaaattgaaatatgccatatatttaaagtatagtaacaaaattaaaaattattagttgtattgaagaaacatttttaattaatattaatattcatcgtGGAATGGGAAATCCTTAAAATGACTAttcctgaaaataaaaataaaaatataatgttaatttaatctataaataataaaaatcaattttacatttttttttttttaataattattaactttaaacatACCAGTTAAGATGAAGAACTCTGCCATTACAATCAAAACTATCAATTGCATCAATATCGCTTTGTTCCAATGTAAAGTCCCATATATCAAAGTTTGATTCAATACGACTCTTAGTCACAGATTTTGGAATGACAATGTTGCCTCTTTGTgcttgatatttaattaaaatttgagcagcagttttattatatttttttgcaataGCTGTAATTTTTGGGTCATCTAATAAAGATGGATCTTCTGGCTTTGCCCAAGGCCTGTCTGGAGATCCTAAAGGACTGTATGCAGTTACAAATATGTTATGTTGTTCACAAAATTCTTTTAGTTTCTTTTGGTTCAAGTATGGATGACATTCAATCTAAATATAAACAAAGATAAAGTAtttctgttatatttttaattttatataatataataaatataaaattcatactTGATTAACAACTGGCTTTATGGAAGCTACATTTAGTATGTCTTCCATTTGTTTCTTATTAAAGTTTGATATACCAATTGACTTGACCAGTCCTTTTTGAACCAAACTTTCCATTGCTTTCCATGTTTCTACGTAAGAACCACTTCCTTCAAGTGTAACTCCATTAGCGTCTTTTGGGAACCATTCATCTTCCAACTTACCttcctaatattataaaaaattaattattatagatacttaGTGGTCATTAgctatttttcatgaattttaaacATACCTTAAAAGCCATAGGCCAGTGTATTAAGTATAGATCCAAATATTCAATTTGCAAATCAGATAAAGTTTTTTTAACTACTGTTTCAACATAATCAGGTTGATGAAAAGTATTCCACAGCTAAAAATGTagtgtttatagttattttagttcataaaaattagtaaatatgcTTACTTTACTAGTAATGAATAAATCTTCACGTTTAACAACACCTTCATCAATTTTTTGCTTAATAGCTTTCCCTACTTCACTTTCATTTTCATAAACCATAGCACAATCAATATGTCTATATCCTGTATCTATAGCAGCTTTAACTGCTTCTTCAACTTCGCCAGGCTTTgactataaatacaaaatacagttaattatatacataatatattttaaactatctaTATCAGGCtatttataaagatttaataatatgttacttttAGAATTTATGGTTTAGTAACTATGTACACAGGCTTGTTCAGACCTATTATGCAAGTCACataagttaaatatatgaatgtgaAACTAGTAAATATTAGGTAAGGATAAATAGTATAACcctcaaattttgaaaaaaagcaTTATCACTATACCCAATTGTTAGTaaagaaaatcataaaaaataaaaaatgaataaatgctTTGCCGAATAGTATATGTGGTAGGCATAACCCATAGATATGCCTATACATACTTTACATAGTAAAatgttagtaaaaataattaaaaaatcaagattattttcagtatttataaCTGGCAATAATAagcttacctatataattaaataataatatctaggtAACTACTAAAAGTAATTTGTGCGTTATTATgt
This genomic window contains:
- the LOC132921761 gene encoding aldo-keto reductase family 1 member B1-like, producing the protein MASKNQFITFNNGQKYPIVGFGTWKSKPGEVEEAVKAAIDTGYRHIDCAMVYENESEVGKAIKQKIDEGVVKREDLFITSKLWNTFHQPDYVETVVKKTLSDLQIEYLDLYLIHWPMAFKEGKLEDEWFPKDANGVTLEGSGSYVETWKAMESLVQKGLVKSIGISNFNKKQMEDILNVASIKPVVNQIECHPYLNQKKLKEFCEQHNIFVTAYSPLGSPDRPWAKPEDPSLLDDPKITAIAKKYNKTAAQILIKYQAQRGNIVIPKSVTKSRIESNFDIWDFTLEQSDIDAIDSFDCNGRVLHLNWNSHFKDFPFHDEY